The Falco rusticolus isolate bFalRus1 chromosome 4, bFalRus1.pri, whole genome shotgun sequence genome includes the window TGCTTGTCTTGGAAaaggagctctgcagagctgctgaggtTTTCTGTCATGAAGGAAGGCTTCAGCCAGGTGGTAAAGgcaatttatttaattttttttttccttacagaaatcACTGCATCCTCCCCAGGGGAATGTGGTCTTGCTTCATGCACAGCAGGAAGGAGCAGCTCGGGTTTAACTCACGTTAGGAAAATGTTCATACAGTCTGTGAGGCATTTTGGGATCCTTTTGAGATTAATTATATTATCttgatatttaaaatagcttGGTCTTCAATTTATTAACTCTTAGGATTTTTATTTGTCATGATAGGTGCCCAAAGGAAATCGACCCTCATATCCCTAATGTGATGGGGTTATGTTTGAAGTACATCACCTTTGACCCAAACTACAACTATGATAACGAGGAGGAAGAGATGATGGAAACTGAAAATGGGGAGGATGAAGAGCAAGGTGCCTGCTAGTGAGGATGACTGTGCTCAGCAGAACACTGGGTTAACatttctccccttcctgctTTCTCACCCTCTGTGATGTTACTTTTCAGATCTGCTTCAAGACAGTCAGTTCTTTTAAATGGCTTATTTTAATTTGCCAATGGTAATAACATAGCTGTATGTCCAGAGTTCCAGCAGTAACTCAGTttgtttttaggttttttcctgACAAGATCCTCAGATCTCTGCCTGTCTTAGGCAACAGTGAAAACACTGAAACTTGAAATCTGAACTCGCTTAGTGGAGGGCTAGACCAAAGAAGCACTGTTCTTCCTGTGCCTGCTGACTGCAGGAGTTCCTTGGAGCACACCCAACAAGCAGCCAGGCTTACCTCTCTGTTTACTAGGCTGTTTTCCACACATACACATTGTTGCTGAGCACAACAGCCAGTCGAGGCTTGCTTTGCTGTCACTTGGGGGCTCCAGAGCCTGTAATTCTGCACTTGTGCCCGTTTGCAAGGCTGGTTCCTTGTTTCTGCAGGAAGATGTATATGCTTAACTGCTATTTTCAGTGAAAGCCTGCAATTTTGGTGTACAGTTTTAGGGCAACTTAACAGCCTACAAACATAGTAGCTGTGCAATTACATTTTTACCTTAAGGTAGATATTTTTTACTACTTTGTATCAGAAAAGAGCAAAGTTACAGTCCTGAACACTTCAGAGTGCTACCATTAAAAGGTCTTGGTCCACCACTGAAAACATCTTGGAAATCAGTGAAAGTTAGCTGTCTTCAAAAGACGTCTTTCgtttattttctgaattgtaTTTACTTTGAGGTGAATGTTGAGCCTTGGTCGGCCTCTTAACTATAGACAGTATTTCATAATGTGTCTCATTCTGTTTATAGCCACATATAGCGTGACAGCTAAAAGCCAAAGTTAGAACAAGTTCCTTGGAAGGAAGgcatttttgtttactttcatGCTAATTGCAGTAAGATCCTGTCCAGGATTGGAGAATATGTTAATTGTTCTGCTAATAACATAGTAAATTGTTATGCTGTTTTGTGCCATTCAGGAATTGCTAAGacaaatatttaagtatttctgGCTTTAAAATCTGGGAACCTCAGTCTCCCTTCAGAACAAAAGCCTTGATGCCCGAGTTGAAGTGGCCAGTGAGGGTAGTAACAGTAAGGTTTATTCTCCAGCATCTCTTGGAACAGAAGAATCTGacacagggcagccctgggtCATATTGGCTAGTAATGATGTCTGTAGGGACAGGCTACTCTGGATGGTTTCATGTTCCCAGATATGTGTGAGTTACTGGCATCTCTCTGTCCAttcagctggggagggaagctCTGAGGATCAAGTGGTCCTCCAGCTCTGGTTTTCTCCTAATGGTGCACCTTGCTTTCCCTTGTCGGCTTTCCAGAAAGCGATGATGAGTACAGTGACGATGATGACATCAGCTGGAAAGTCCGCAGGTCTGCAGCGAAGTGCCTCGAGGCCATTGTCAGCAGCAGGCATGATCTCCTTCAGGACTTCTACAAAACTCTTTCCCCAGTCTTGATAAGCAGATTCAAAGAGAGGGAGGAGAACGTCAAAGCTGACATCTTCAGTGCTTATATCTCCTTGCTGAAGCAAACGCTGCCCatccagagctggctgcatgCTTCAGATGCCTCTGGCAAAGATGATGTTCCCTTGACAATGCTTCAGAACCAGGTGCGTGAGAAGATGGCAGGCTGGGTTAAATCAGAAAGCAATGAAGTTGGTACCACGCCACTGATGAATATGATGAATATGCCTAGTAGTTAAGCTTGAGAACGGAGCTAACTGAAGGAGCCCTTGGGCATGCAAATCCTGAGGACTGACCGTTTGCTGTTTGTCCCCCACTGTTCTCAGAGAGCATGCGCTAAGCTGTTGCAGGAGCACTGAGGTGTAACCTGCACTGCTCCCCCTCCGCTGGCCTCTGGCACATGTTTGCAGACTGTGTATGAGACAGGTCAGCCTTTGGGTGAAGCATCAGTCTGTTCTACAGttactccagctgctgctcaggaaatGCATTGAATAATTTCTGGTAGAAAGGTACCAGATTAGGCCACTGGAAGCCCTGTAAGGTTTGGACCTGTTTGGTAGGTGCAGCAGAGTACGCAACTCTGTTCATTATGGGAGAACAGCCAGTGGCATCCAGGGTAGCTTGCTGTCGTGCATGCTGTCTGTACGTCACTGCTGATCAAACAAACAGTAGtggaagtgatttttctgaTGCACTgctttaatttagaaataggCTGTAGTAATTACAGCCAGAATAATTTAGCCACACATGCTGATCAGGACCTGCCTAGCCCAGGATCCTTGCTAACACTGTGGTGCACACATGCCATAttagaagacaaaagaaacagtGGAAATAACCATGTTGTTATAGAATAGCGTGACCATGAGAGCAGCCTTTTCTGGCTGATGCTACTACTGACTGGTGAGTCTTTGAAGCAGGAGGATTAGAATCCCTGCCAAAATGTAATTACTTCACTGATTAATCATCTTATATGTGTGagatatttatgtaaataactTGCACCTCCGCCCTGTGGTTCATTTTTTGATTTCActggaacttttttttatttcactggaaCACTGGCAGGGGTTCCCGAGTTTTAAATAACAGTGATGGGGCTAGATCCTTAAACAGCAGACGAGGAAGGAATCATAAAACTCTAAGCTCCTTTAGTTTAGCAGTGTGTCCTGGTCTGAtcattttgttgtgtttctttaaGCGCCTGTATTAGGGGTAACACCAACTTCAGGAAGGGCTGCTTAGAATTCTGTTTGTAGAAtatggaaaagaagaataaCATCCCCTCCCACTCTTCTGTTCATGTATCTTTTCTTCACGTGCACTGTCTTGTAATCTATCCCAAGTCTGTTCTCTGGTGAACAGGTGCACTGTGTCTTGCTGTCTGCCTGGTAGTTCTCTTGCTGTACTGTTAGTGCTTCTGGCTCAGCTGAGGAAGCAGCTTTGGTAGCATAGGTTGGTGCCCTGGAAGCTGGGATGACTCaggtttctttctgattttcttttccaaactgcaGGTCCCCAACATCGTCAAGGCCTTGCAcaagcagctgaaggaaaagagcATCAAATCAAGACAGGGTTGTTTAAGCCTCCTGACAGAACTGGCCAATGTTCTCCCTGGTTGCCTGGCAGATCACATCCCTGCACTTGTCCCTGGTAAACTTGTCTGTGGGCTGAGGGCGAAGGAGGGTTGGCTCAATCCATTCCTAACATGTATGCTCCTTGCCTACACGTTCCAGTTTTATTCCTGTGTATTATTCTGCTCAGCATCAGGACATACATATCCAGTTCTGCTCTGTGTTGATGTGCTAAACAGCTCCCAGATCATTCGTGGCTTCTGTCTACACCTGAAAGCCAGGATAATAATATCAAGTTCATTTCCACAGCCCCCTGAAGGATGCTTTTAGCAGGGCCTATTCCAACCTGCTTTGAAACTGGCTGGAATAATGTGGTAGCCTGCTGCAATCAGTAACACAAGtgtcattattttattattttttttacaaaatgcagtggcatttaaaaaaattatttgtattggCTGATTATTTAATTTGCACCACTGTTTTTCTCTGAGCTTTCCTGCCTATAGTCTCATGAAGCGTCCCACAGCTGAAGGCCTCGTAATACTAAGgtcctgcttttgcttttggtgTGACTGTAcactaaatataaaaaaagtctCCTGTGATTGTCCCTGGGCCACATACATGCACCTCCCTCTTTGGAAAAAGACATTCAAACCAAGAGCCAGGCATGACTTCAGGGGTGGCAAGCAGTGTTGttgtaaatatttctcagtAAGTCTTCTAGGAAACATAAATATGTGCCACAGAAACTGGACTTGGAAGTATAGCCCTTCTGCAAAGGCAGTCCATCTTTAATGGTCCACCATTATGTTCAAACAATACTAACACAGATGTAAAACTAGATAAACGTAGAgccctgctttctttttttttaagactttcaacagaagaatgaaagaaaaactcaaCAAGGGGCATTTCTGCTGCCCAGAGTGCCTGTTGTTGAGACTAGGCTTTCCCAGTCTTACTTCCGTGCCATTTTGTCATGCTTAGTTGCACTTGACTAAGCATCCCTTCTCCTCTCAGCCCAGGATGACTTCGAATTAACTTCCTAAGTTTTTGTAGCCAGCCATCCAGGACTGCTAGAAAGACCAGTTATGTCTGAATTGCTGCTtcctggaaaggaaaggagcagaaagatGGCAAGGAGAGTAGCTCTCTCTAATGTATCTTttgggtggggagaggaaagaaagaaaactgattcCAATTGCGTCCTTCTTTGAGGGGGAGGGAGGTGTGATAAAAAACCATTTGATTAAATAAGACAGCAGTCATTCTTGTGGCTTCTGCACAGGTATTGTTTTCTCCTTGGCCGATAAATCCAGCTCCTCCAACATGAGGATCGATACGCTGTCTTTCCTTCATGTTCTTCTTTGCAACCACCAGCCAGAGGTATTTCATCCTCATATCAAAAGCCTGTTACCTCCTGTTGTGACCTGTATCGGAGACCCCTTTTATAAGATCACTTCAGAAGCTCTGCTGGTCACTCAGCAACTTGTGAAAGTTATCAGGCCTTTGGACAAATCTTGCAGTTTTGATGCCAAGCCCTATGTGAAGGACCTTTTCCCTGCTACTCTGAAGCGGCTGAAGGCAGCTGACATCGACCAGGAGGTGAAAGAGCGTGCTATCTCCTGCATGGGACAGATTATTTACAATCTGGGAGACCACTTAAGCACTGATCTCCAGCCAACCTTGAAGATATTTCTGGAGAGgctcaaaaatgaaattaccaGATTGACAACAGTCAAAGCATTAACCTTAATTGCTAGCTCTCCACTGAAAATAGATTTGAGACCCATTCTGGGGGAAGGTTTCCCCATTCTAGCCTCCTTCCTGAGAAAGAATCAACGTGCCTTGAAACTGAGCACTCTGACTGCTCTGGATATTCTGGTGAAGAACTACAGTGACAGCCTCAAGCCTGCCATGATAGAGTCTGTCCTAACGGAGCTCCCCGCTTTAATTACTGAGAATGACATGCATGTTTCGCAGGTGGCTATCGTGTTCCTTACTACTCTGGCTAAGGTTTACCCATCCTGTATCTCTAAGATCAGCGGTTCAGCTCTTGCTGAAGTCTTTCAGCTTGTCCACTCACCTTTGCTTCAGGGAGGGGCGCTGAATGCCATCGTAGACTTCTTCCAGGCTCTGGTTCTGGCAAAGGCGGCCACCATGTGCTACtcagagctgatgaagcagctGACTGCACCTGTTTATTCCTCAGGATTAGCCGGGGCATCACTGACGTTACACAAACAGGCATATTACTCTGTTGCAAAGTGCGTGGCAGCCCTTTCCTCAGCCTGCCCAAAGGAAGCCCCTGTGACCGTGAACCAGTTTATCCAGgatgtaaaaaaccccaagtccAGCTCTGCTGTTAAAGTGCTAGCTTTCCTTTCACTGGCAGAGATAGGGCGCACCATGAACCTCAGTGCTCAGAGAGAACTCAAAACTGTCATCCTGGAGGCATTCACTTCCACCAGCGAAGAGGTGAAATCTGCCGCTTCCTATGCGTTGGGGAATGTCAGTGTTGGGAACCTTAAGGAGTATCTTCCCTTCATGCTGAAAGAGATTGTAACCCAGCCCAAGAGGCAATACCTCCTGCTGCACTCTCTAAAAGAAGTCATCAGCTCGTCCCCAGCCAATGGCCTCAAACCTTACGTGGAGGATATTTGGGCTCTGCTTTTCAAGCACTGTGAGTGCACAGAGGAAGGGACACGCAATGTGGTGGCTGAGTGCTTGGGGAAGCTGACTCTGGTGAATCCTTCTGAGCTGCTGCCCCGGCTGAAAAAACAGCTGTCATCAGGTAACCAGAAGGGCGACAGTGAGTAAGAGTGGGGAAGTGCCTTCTTTTGCTGGAAAGTCCTCTTGTAAACTGCTAGTGGGCACAACAGGGAGCAAAGCCAGTTGCAGAGGCGAGAAGGAAATGAGAGATCTCTGCAAGGCGGGGATCAGAGGAGCACTGGTTTGCATGGGGGCCAGGAGGGTGTTTGGAACAGGGACCGCACATGGATATTGTGCAGAAGCAAGATTTAAACAAGGAGCTGTTAAGATAaatcctctgttttctttatctcttCAACACATGTAGTGTGAGCAAGAGCAAAATATGTACTACGACGTTGCAGCAATGATTTTGTCTCTTggtctttcacttttttctttccattttcacGCAGGCTCTCCACATGCCCGGGGCACGGTGGTAACTGCAATCAAATTCACAATTGCAGACCAGCCTCAGCCCGTTGATGCTCTCCTGAAAGGCTGCATAGGTAGGCTACTACAAACAGCAATGGGAGCTGGGAACATGAGATGTCATTAGCACCTCAGGGATTTTTCACACCTATGTGAACCTCATCTAATCCAGTTAGTTTTTACCTGTGTTGCTCTGCTTTTGGGATTAAAGAGCAACACTATCATGTGAGTCCTTGTTAAATGCTCTGATGTCTTGCTCTTCGGCATGTTCCATTGGTGACAGAGTTTCTTAGGGAACGTAAGTTCCTTCTGCATTTAAACTTACAAATCCAGCATCTCACAACAAGGAGCTTGGAAAATATAACCTACATTAAAAGGGTCTTATGTCTCAGGAGCCTACGTCTCAGATCCTGTTGTATAAAATTGGGCCTTCTGTTTCAGACAAGTCTGAGCAGATGAGATTtgatcaagaaaaaaacaaaatccaactTCCTTGAATACCAAAGCTTCTGATTTGACTTTACGATGAGGTAGCTAGAATCATGCAATTTGGTTTTATGCTCAAGTGCAGGAAAGTAACGTTTCTTCCATTTActgaagggagggaaagcaTCTTGAATGTCTCTGTTAGACCGTGCCTCTAGAGTTACCTTACCATAGATGCTTTCATAACCAGGTTACCTGAAATACACTgtgatataattttaaaagacttctaCAACACTGCAGCAGGACTGACTGGCGTGTTCTTATTCCACAGGTGACTTCTTAAAAACCCTCCAGGATCCAGACTTGAACGTTCGACGTGTGGCTTTAGCCATGTTTAATTCTGCAGCTCACAACAAACCTTCTTTAATACGAGATTTATTAAGTGCAGTTCTCCCCAGCTTGTATAATGAAACGAAGGTCAGAAGGGAACTCATACGGGAGGTATGTCATTAGTTCAGCTTGGGTGCAATATGGTTGGTGGCTGTGAAGCTGAGATGAAGATGCCTCCCTGTCTGCTATTAGgtgacagctgtattttttttcttttttaaggtaGAAATGGGGCCATTCAAGCACACAGTGGATGATGGCCTTGATGtgaggaaagctgcttttgagTGCATGTACAcgctgctggaaagctgccttgACCGACTGGATATCTACGAGTACCTGAACCATGTGGAGGATGGACTGAAAGATCACTATGACATTCGGGTAGATGTGCCTTAACTGCTGGAGGGTGGTGATGTCCCCGATGTTGTTCATTCTCTGGGGGCCTGGGCTTGAATGGAGCTGACGTCGCCACAGCAGAGTGCCCTTCCCGTGCTGTTTCCTGTTCTCTGCAACAGCTGCAGCCTTTCATCTGACGTTGTCTAGCTCTAGTTTGACCATGGTGGCCTTGAAAATGCAACCCTCATATAGTTGGTTTTATAGGAAATTTAGCAAagtctaaaataatttccttctgcctttAAACTTATGATTGTCACTTGCTCAGTGGGGTCGCTGGcactgttgaaaaaaatacagctttgtcaTTTTTGAACGGCCTCATAGCATAGTAGGAAGCGTAACATCCTTTTCCTACTATTACTTGATTTACCTCCACTTAGAGGTGAGTACAGCAATGGCATGATCCCGGTGCTGAACACTGCCGTTTCTCTCAAAAGCTGTCAGCCCCGTACAGGCACCACATGCACCTGGGACCAGAGCCCAGCCATGCAACTCCTGTCTGCTGGCTGCCAGTGGCTGCATTTCTGATACCACCCAAGCTCCTACTGAACCCCTTTGCACAAGTGCAGAGCAGCTCGCCACTGTGCG containing:
- the LOC119145959 gene encoding cullin-associated NEDD8-dissociated protein 1-like isoform X2 is translated as MATNDLMMELQKDSIKLDEDSEKKVVKMLLKLLEDKNGEVQNLAVKCLGPLVGKVKEYQVETIVDTLCTNMLSDKEQLRDISSIGLKTVISELPPASTGSTMTANVCKKITAQLTGAIGKQEDVSVQLEALDILSDMLSRLGGTLYSFHSSILNCLLPQLTSPRLAVRKRAIIALGHLVLTCSGNIFSELTEHLLSELKRNESTSTTRTYIQCVAGISRQAGHRVGEHLEKIVPLIVQYCNVEDDELREYCFQAFESFVRRCPKEIDPHIPNVMGLCLKYITFDPNYNYDNEEEEMMETENGEDEEQESDDEYSDDDDISWKVRRSAAKCLEAIVSSRHDLLQDFYKTLSPVLISRFKEREENVKADIFSAYISLLKQTLPIQSWLHASDASGKDDVPLTMLQNQVPNIVKALHKQLKEKSIKSRQGCLSLLTELANVLPGCLADHIPALVPGIVFSLADKSSSSNMRIDTLSFLHVLLCNHQPEVFHPHIKSLLPPVVTCIGDPFYKITSEALLVTQQLVKVIRPLDKSCSFDAKPYVKDLFPATLKRLKAADIDQEVKERAISCMGQIIYNLGDHLSTDLQPTLKIFLERLKNEITRLTTVKALTLIASSPLKIDLRPILGEGFPILASFLRKNQRALKLSTLTALDILVKNYSDSLKPAMIESVLTELPALITENDMHVSQVAIVFLTTLAKVYPSCISKISGSALAEVFQLVHSPLLQGGALNAIVDFFQALVLAKAATMCYSELMKQLTAPVYSSGLAGASLTLHKQAYYSVAKCVAALSSACPKEAPVTVNQFIQDVKNPKSSSAVKVLAFLSLAEIGRTMNLSAQRELKTVILEAFTSTSEEVKSAASYALGNVSVGNLKEYLPFMLKEIVTQPKRQYLLLHSLKEVISSSPANGLKPYVEDIWALLFKHCECTEEGTRNVVAECLGKLTLVNPSELLPRLKKQLSSGSPHARGTVVTAIKFTIADQPQPVDALLKGCIGDFLKTLQDPDLNVRRVALAMFNSAAHNKPSLIRDLLSAVLPSLYNETKVRRELIREVEMGPFKHTVDDGLDVRKAAFECMYTLLESCLDRLDIYEYLNHVEDGLKDHYDIRMLTFIMLARLSTLCPNAVLQRLERLIEPLRATCSTKVKAGSVKQEFEKQDELKRSAMRAVAALLTIPEVEKSPAMAEFSSQIRSNPEMASLFESIQKDSASLPTSESMDMS
- the LOC119145959 gene encoding cullin-associated NEDD8-dissociated protein 1-like isoform X1, producing the protein MASVSYHISSLLEKMTSADKDFRFMATNDLMMELQKDSIKLDEDSEKKVVKMLLKLLEDKNGEVQNLAVKCLGPLVGKVKEYQVETIVDTLCTNMLSDKEQLRDISSIGLKTVISELPPASTGSTMTANVCKKITAQLTGAIGKQEDVSVQLEALDILSDMLSRLGGTLYSFHSSILNCLLPQLTSPRLAVRKRAIIALGHLVLTCSGNIFSELTEHLLSELKRNESTSTTRTYIQCVAGISRQAGHRVGEHLEKIVPLIVQYCNVEDDELREYCFQAFESFVRRCPKEIDPHIPNVMGLCLKYITFDPNYNYDNEEEEMMETENGEDEEQESDDEYSDDDDISWKVRRSAAKCLEAIVSSRHDLLQDFYKTLSPVLISRFKEREENVKADIFSAYISLLKQTLPIQSWLHASDASGKDDVPLTMLQNQVPNIVKALHKQLKEKSIKSRQGCLSLLTELANVLPGCLADHIPALVPGIVFSLADKSSSSNMRIDTLSFLHVLLCNHQPEVFHPHIKSLLPPVVTCIGDPFYKITSEALLVTQQLVKVIRPLDKSCSFDAKPYVKDLFPATLKRLKAADIDQEVKERAISCMGQIIYNLGDHLSTDLQPTLKIFLERLKNEITRLTTVKALTLIASSPLKIDLRPILGEGFPILASFLRKNQRALKLSTLTALDILVKNYSDSLKPAMIESVLTELPALITENDMHVSQVAIVFLTTLAKVYPSCISKISGSALAEVFQLVHSPLLQGGALNAIVDFFQALVLAKAATMCYSELMKQLTAPVYSSGLAGASLTLHKQAYYSVAKCVAALSSACPKEAPVTVNQFIQDVKNPKSSSAVKVLAFLSLAEIGRTMNLSAQRELKTVILEAFTSTSEEVKSAASYALGNVSVGNLKEYLPFMLKEIVTQPKRQYLLLHSLKEVISSSPANGLKPYVEDIWALLFKHCECTEEGTRNVVAECLGKLTLVNPSELLPRLKKQLSSGSPHARGTVVTAIKFTIADQPQPVDALLKGCIGDFLKTLQDPDLNVRRVALAMFNSAAHNKPSLIRDLLSAVLPSLYNETKVRRELIREVEMGPFKHTVDDGLDVRKAAFECMYTLLESCLDRLDIYEYLNHVEDGLKDHYDIRMLTFIMLARLSTLCPNAVLQRLERLIEPLRATCSTKVKAGSVKQEFEKQDELKRSAMRAVAALLTIPEVEKSPAMAEFSSQIRSNPEMASLFESIQKDSASLPTSESMDMS
- the LOC119145959 gene encoding cullin-associated NEDD8-dissociated protein 1-like isoform X3, which codes for MGQFMHRAPESLGPLVGKVKEYQVETIVDTLCTNMLSDKEQLRDISSIGLKTVISELPPASTGSTMTANVCKKITAQLTGAIGKQEDVSVQLEALDILSDMLSRLGGTLYSFHSSILNCLLPQLTSPRLAVRKRAIIALGHLVLTCSGNIFSELTEHLLSELKRNESTSTTRTYIQCVAGISRQAGHRVGEHLEKIVPLIVQYCNVEDDELREYCFQAFESFVRRCPKEIDPHIPNVMGLCLKYITFDPNYNYDNEEEEMMETENGEDEEQESDDEYSDDDDISWKVRRSAAKCLEAIVSSRHDLLQDFYKTLSPVLISRFKEREENVKADIFSAYISLLKQTLPIQSWLHASDASGKDDVPLTMLQNQVPNIVKALHKQLKEKSIKSRQGCLSLLTELANVLPGCLADHIPALVPGIVFSLADKSSSSNMRIDTLSFLHVLLCNHQPEVFHPHIKSLLPPVVTCIGDPFYKITSEALLVTQQLVKVIRPLDKSCSFDAKPYVKDLFPATLKRLKAADIDQEVKERAISCMGQIIYNLGDHLSTDLQPTLKIFLERLKNEITRLTTVKALTLIASSPLKIDLRPILGEGFPILASFLRKNQRALKLSTLTALDILVKNYSDSLKPAMIESVLTELPALITENDMHVSQVAIVFLTTLAKVYPSCISKISGSALAEVFQLVHSPLLQGGALNAIVDFFQALVLAKAATMCYSELMKQLTAPVYSSGLAGASLTLHKQAYYSVAKCVAALSSACPKEAPVTVNQFIQDVKNPKSSSAVKVLAFLSLAEIGRTMNLSAQRELKTVILEAFTSTSEEVKSAASYALGNVSVGNLKEYLPFMLKEIVTQPKRQYLLLHSLKEVISSSPANGLKPYVEDIWALLFKHCECTEEGTRNVVAECLGKLTLVNPSELLPRLKKQLSSGSPHARGTVVTAIKFTIADQPQPVDALLKGCIGDFLKTLQDPDLNVRRVALAMFNSAAHNKPSLIRDLLSAVLPSLYNETKVRRELIREVEMGPFKHTVDDGLDVRKAAFECMYTLLESCLDRLDIYEYLNHVEDGLKDHYDIRMLTFIMLARLSTLCPNAVLQRLERLIEPLRATCSTKVKAGSVKQEFEKQDELKRSAMRAVAALLTIPEVEKSPAMAEFSSQIRSNPEMASLFESIQKDSASLPTSESMDMS